GTACTCGATGTCCCCCTCGGACTTGAGAAAGCGCTTGATACGTTTGTCGAACTCGACCATCTCTTCGGCGTTCATCGCGTTGGACAGCGACATCATCATTCTGCGATGCACCACCACGCCGAATTTTTCACTGGGCGCAGCGCCCACCCGCTGCGTCGGCGAATCCGGGGTGCGCAATTCCGGATACTCCCGCTCGAGGGCTTCGAGCTCGCGCATCATCGCGTCATACTCGGCGTCGGAAACCTCGGGATCGTCGAGCACGTGGTAGCGGTAGTTGTGATGATTGATCTGCTCGCGCAGCCGCTCCGCCTTGAGGTTTAGTTGCTGTAAATCGGCTTTGGACATGATAAAAAGTCCAGCCTACTTTACCTGATATCGATCATCGAGCCCGCCAGGGTTGCTCATGCGGGTACAGCGTAAAGCTCGCTGCGGCGTGACCTTGGTGGTCTGCGCGTCCACAAGCACCACCAGGATGAGAACTCGGGCGGCGGCGTGTAACGGGTACCTGAGGTCGGCAACGGACGCGCGAAGGAGTCTTCTTCTTCAATGGTGCGGCTTCTTCAGCCACCGCCCCATAACTACCCGCTGTTCGACCGCGTAGCCAAGCCGCTCGTAAAAGCCGATTACTTTCTTGTTGGTCTCGCGAATCATCAGCATCGCTTTTGGCACCCCTCGCTGAGCCAGCCACCCTTCGGCATGCGCCATGATCTCGCGTCCTGCTCCCTTCTCCTGATGCTTGGGGGCGACTGCGACATAGTAGATCCATCCACGATGACCATCGTGGCCCACCATCGCGGTCGCCACGATCTTCGACTCGCCACCAGCGACACCCACAAGCAATATCGAATTTTCGGAGCCTACGCAGAACTCGATGTCAGAAGCCGGATCGTTCCATGGACGCGTGAGCTCGCACGCCTCCCACAGCGCAACCACCTTTTCGAAATCGGCAGGGGCATACGAACGGACGGTCAGCACTTACGGCTACCTGCGTGCGTAGCCCATCGCATCCAGAAAATCGTCGAGGGTCTCGAAACGGAGATACATATTGGTCCGCTTCTGCTTGCCGATGGTCGAGCTCGACTCGTTGGAATAGGCGTGGCCGGGATACACTACCGTCGAATCATCAAGGCTTTTCAGGGTCCGGTTCAAGCTGTAGTACATCGCTTCCGGATCCGATCCCGGCAAGTCGACCCGCCCGCATGAGTTGATGAAGAGCGTATCGCCCGCGATAAGGTTTCCGGCTGCCAGGAAACACTGCGACCCCGGTGTATGCCCGGGCGTATGGAGAAACTTGACGTCGATATCCCCCACCTTGATCACGTCGCCGGCGTCCATCTTGACCAGGTCGGAGTCGGATAGTCCCGCAACTCGCTTAGTGCCCTCTGCCTCGTGCTTGTTGACGTACACTTTGGCCTTGACGCGCTTGAGCATCTCCGCAGAGCCCTCGATACTTTGCCCCATCATATGCCCGCCCAGGTGGTCCTGGTGGTAGTGAGTGATCAGAATCTTGTCGATTTCGTAGCCTTCCTTCTCCACGAAATCGCAGATCGCGTTGGTGTCCCAGGCGGGGTCGACTACCGCTACTTTATGCGAAACTGGGTCACCCAGAATGTAGACGTAGTTGGCCATCGGGCCGATCTGTGCCTGGCGCAAGTAGAGCCGTGGTTCATCCGCCATGGTGCGAGCTCTCCCCGTTCAGGATTTTGCCCTGCGGCGTGTCGCCAATTGCCGGGCCGCGGCCCTGCGCCGCGCCGCCTTGATTTCCGGAGCGTCGAGGCGCAATCCGCGATCCCACAGAAACTCGGGCTCGCCAAGCCGCTTCGCGACCCAGCGGGATTGCACGAACAGGTGGTCGCTGAGGCGGTTGACGTAAATGATGAGGTGCTCGTTGACGGGTTCCTCGCGCTTGAGGCGCCATAGCTGACGCTCCGCGCGCCGGCACACGGTGCGGGCCAGATGCAGAAATGCATTCAGTTCGCCACCGCCGGGCAAGGTGAAGGATTTGAGCGATTCGAGCTCTTCCTCCATCTTGTCCATCTCTTCCTCGAGCTTGGCTACTTCCGCCGCGCTCATCTTGTGCATCCCTTCGTATTCGCCGTCGGCGGGAGTCGCCAGTTCGCTGCCAACATCGAACAGCTCGTTCTGGATGCGTCGCAGGCACTCGAAATACCATTCGCCTTCGTTTCCGAATTTGAAGATATATTTCGGCAAGTAGGTCCTGACGATGCCGATGACGGAATTGAGCTCGTCGATCGTCCCATAGCTTTCGATACGGCCGCTTTCCTTCGCGACCCGGGCTCCCCCTACCAGAGCGGTCGTGCCCTTGTCTCCAGTGCGCGTGTAGATATGTGTGAGCCGAATCGCCATCAGAGCCCAGCTTTTTTGCGTTGCGCCTCGTAGCTGGCATCACCCAGATCGGTCGACACCGGCAGTCCGCTCTCGTGCCATCCGGCGACGACCAGGTTGCCGGATTGATCGCGCTGGCCGCCGAATCCGCCCGCCACGTTGGTCAAATCGGTGTATCCGGCTTCTTCGAGCATCTCGCACGCTCGCATCGAGCGCCCGCCTGCCTGGCAGCCTACCACCAGCTTCCGACTTTTCGGGAGAACTTTCCCGACGACCTCGACAAAGTCCGGATTCGCCTGCATCTGTCCCGGCCCCTTGATGAATACCACCGGGATGTTGATCGCACCCGCGGCGTGACCTTGGGCGAATTCGCGCTCTGTGCGAACGTCAAGGTAAACCGCGTCAGGGTTTTGCTTCAAAGCCTCGAACGCCTCAGTCGGCCGGAATTGCTTGATCGGCATTGGCCTAAATTCCTCCATAAGCTCCGCGCGACAATCCTAGCAGGTAACATGAAAGAGGGGTCGAGCTCCGTTGTAGAATGGTGAGTGGTTGACGAATTCACCATTTACGAAGAGGAGGAACGACCCCAATGTTGTACGCCGGAATAGATTACCACAAACGATACTCGCAGGTGCACGTCATCGACGAGCAGGGGCGAACCCGAGTCACGGCACGACTGGCGAACGACTTAGCCAGCCTGCGGGGGTTTTTCGGTAAGTTGGCGGAGCCGTGTCGGGCGGTGGTTGAAGCGGGCTGGAACTGGGGCGTGATGTACGACTGGCTGGACGCAATCGAGAACGTGGCCGAGGTCGAGCTGGCGCATCCATATCGAGTCCGCGCGATCGCGGCGGCCCAGGTCAAGACCGATTCGATCGATGCGCACACCCTGGCGCAGCTGCTGCGGGTCAATCTGATCCCGCGCGCCTATGTACCAGGAGTGGAGACCCGACGGCTGCGCGAGCTGGTGCGCCAACGGGTGTTCCTGGTGCGGATGCGGACGATGGTGAAGAACCGCGTCCAGGCGCTGCTCGCACGCCAGCATGTGCCGCTGCCGGCGGTGAGCGATATTTTCGGCAAGCGCGGACGGGACTACTTGAGTAAGCTTAAGCTCGAAGGCGCGACACAGGAGCTCTTGCGCCAGGATCTCGAGTTGCTCGAGACCCTCACGGAGGAAGTGCGCGCGACCGAAAAGTGGCTGCACCAAGCGACCCAGAGCGATCAGCGGGTGGGAGCATTGCGTACCATTCCGGGGCTCGGCGAACTTCTAGCGACCGTGGTGGCGTTGGAGATCGACCGGATTGAGCGCTTTGAGACTCCCGCCAAACTCGCCGCCTACGCCGGACTGGTGCCGACCACCCATTCCTCCGGCGGGCACACTTTCCACGGCAAGCTGATGCCGCAGAGCAACAAGTGGCTGCGCTGGGCGCTGGTGGAAGCGGCCTGGGTGGCGGTCAGACTCGATCCTTACTTCCGGGCGCACTTCGCCAAGCGCCGCGCGCACAAACCAGCCCAAAGCGCGATCATCGCGACCGCGCGCCGACTGCTGGAGGTGGTGTGGCATGTGCTCAAAGAAAATCGCCCCTATCAGAGCCGGCCAGTAACCGGTCCGAATCGAGCGTTAAACACTTCCTCGGCTGCCTTCGTCGCACCCTAGCCTTCGGGGCTCGCTAGCAGGATAAGGAGCCGAGGATCGAATCAGTTACCACGTGTGGCAGGGCCACGAAGAGAAGGATGATCTGGATCTTAACCCGCGCCAAGAGGCGCCGAAAAGAAAAAACTACTTACAAACGTGGGACCCTTGTGGAGGAAGGATAAGGACAAACCGCGCCGCGCCGAAACGGCGCGGAAGAAAAATACATACAAGTAAGTACATCAGATGAGACGGGAGACTTGACTGCCTCTTTCAGAGAAGGGTGCCAAAAAACCCGGGAACAGGGCCGGGCAGAATTTCCGCTCAAAATGCCTGCTCGCAGGTCGTTGCGCCCCCAACTATGCGCTCGGGTTCCCGTAACGCTCGTAATGAACCATCTCTTTTTTCGGGCGCAGCGGACGCGACTCGGGAGGCCGTTTTGGGTCCGAATAACCGAAGGGCAAAATGGTGAAGATTGCCCACGGCGCGGGAGCGCCGAGCATCTCGCAGATTTTGAGGTTGTCAAAATTGCCGACCCAGCAGGTACCGAGTCCCAACGCCCAACCCGCCACCGCCATGTTCTGCACCGCCTGCGCGCAGTCGACATCGGCCCACCGCGCGTTCTCGGTGTTCTTTAGCACGACGATCGCGGCGGGCGCGTCGGAGACAAAACGTCCGGTCGAGCAAAGCTCGCCCATCTTCTTGAGGCACGCCCGATCGCGCACCACGATGAATTGCCAGGGCTGCAGGTTGCGTGCGCTCATCGCATGCCGGCCTGCATCGACGATGTGCTCGAGTTTGTCGCTTTCAACGTCGCGCGTGGAAAATCCGCGCTGCACTCGTCTGCTTTTGATGGCCTCGATCGCTTCCATGGGAACACTCCTGTCGAGAATCGGAATCGACCTGCTGAGCGCGGTTCGGCGACTCCCCCCGCGTGTGTGGCGACCGGCGAGGACCGGACCTCAGCCGCGTTTGTATACGATATAACTCTCGGCGAACTTCGCGATGCGATCCTGCACCGACGCGGTCCGCTGCGTACCCAGGAAGAACTGGACCAGTTCCTCGTGGCCGATCTCGCCACCGGGACTCAGCAATTCCACCAGCTCGTCGATTAGGGTGGGAAATTTCTCGCTCGGGATGTAGTAGTTCGCCCAGCCGAAGTTGCAGTGGCGATGGAGAATCTTCGCAATGGTCTTTTCCAGGACCTCGCGCCGGCCGCCATCGTGATTCTGTTCGTCGCTCAAGTCGTCTGCTCCGTGCTCAGATTGATGCGGCTATGCGCCTTTCTTGATTTGTGCCAACGGCGCGTCGTCCGCCCATCGAATCTTCCGATAGTCGAACCGCATGCTCTCGATAATATTAAACTTGACGATTTCGAAGTAGGGAGAGAGATCGAAATCTCGCGGCGTTATGAGCGTCGGGGAAACCTGCCGCCAGATTCCCGGCGGCTTGGTAGACCGCCGCGGCCACAACGCGAGGCGCGAGGTCGGAATGGGATCATCGGGTAATTGCTCGTAGCGCGGCACGATTGGAAAGCGCACCCGGTTGAAGCACGAAGCGAGCAAGCTGGAGCAGATCACCCGGGTCGGTTCTCCACTGCCAAACTGCAAAGCGGTGCGGCGAAAGCGACGGGGAATGAGACTGACCGGCAGAAAGTAGCGGCCCAGATCGACCACATTCTTGACGTCGTAGTTGGCGCCGACGCTGCGCAGCGCCTCGTCCAATACCTCCGCCAAGTCAGCCGTCGAGAGATTATACGGGCGGCAGATACGGATGTTGAAATCCCGATACTTGGTCAACGGCGAGAGGACCACGCCGCGGTCCACCAGCGCCTCGACGACTAAGAAAGTCTCCTCTTCACCAAATTCCGCGACCAGCTCGCCGCGCTTGTGCGGGTCCCGCCGCAGCGGCTCGTCGCCGACGAACAGCGCCGAATGCGACCACGAGCTTTGGGTCAGATACTTGATGCATTCGCTAATCCGTTCGTTGCCCTCGACCAAAACCACGTCGCCTTTGCGGATATGGCGTTTGAGGCTCGCCATGTCGTTGGGCGAATGGAGCTCGTAGCTCTTGAGCGGCTTGGTCAGAACTCGGACCGCGGCATCGGAAAGCCGCTGCCGCAGTCGAGC
Above is a window of Candidatus Binataceae bacterium DNA encoding:
- a CDS encoding GNAT family acetyltransferase; translation: MLTVRSYAPADFEKVVALWEACELTRPWNDPASDIEFCVGSENSILLVGVAGGESKIVATAMVGHDGHRGWIYYVAVAPKHQEKGAGREIMAHAEGWLAQRGVPKAMLMIRETNKKVIGFYERLGYAVEQRVVMGRWLKKPHH
- a CDS encoding MBL fold metallo-hydrolase, whose product is MADEPRLYLRQAQIGPMANYVYILGDPVSHKVAVVDPAWDTNAICDFVEKEGYEIDKILITHYHQDHLGGHMMGQSIEGSAEMLKRVKAKVYVNKHEAEGTKRVAGLSDSDLVKMDAGDVIKVGDIDVKFLHTPGHTPGSQCFLAAGNLIAGDTLFINSCGRVDLPGSDPEAMYYSLNRTLKSLDDSTVVYPGHAYSNESSSTIGKQKRTNMYLRFETLDDFLDAMGYARR
- a CDS encoding cob(I)yrinic acid a,c-diamide adenosyltransferase; translation: MAIRLTHIYTRTGDKGTTALVGGARVAKESGRIESYGTIDELNSVIGIVRTYLPKYIFKFGNEGEWYFECLRRIQNELFDVGSELATPADGEYEGMHKMSAAEVAKLEEEMDKMEEELESLKSFTLPGGGELNAFLHLARTVCRRAERQLWRLKREEPVNEHLIIYVNRLSDHLFVQSRWVAKRLGEPEFLWDRGLRLDAPEIKAARRRAAARQLATRRRAKS
- a CDS encoding rhodanese-like domain-containing protein, giving the protein MPIKQFRPTEAFEALKQNPDAVYLDVRTEREFAQGHAAGAINIPVVFIKGPGQMQANPDFVEVVGKVLPKSRKLVVGCQAGGRSMRACEMLEEAGYTDLTNVAGGFGGQRDQSGNLVVAGWHESGLPVSTDLGDASYEAQRKKAGL
- a CDS encoding IS110 family transposase, with the translated sequence MLYAGIDYHKRYSQVHVIDEQGRTRVTARLANDLASLRGFFGKLAEPCRAVVEAGWNWGVMYDWLDAIENVAEVELAHPYRVRAIAAAQVKTDSIDAHTLAQLLRVNLIPRAYVPGVETRRLRELVRQRVFLVRMRTMVKNRVQALLARQHVPLPAVSDIFGKRGRDYLSKLKLEGATQELLRQDLELLETLTEEVRATEKWLHQATQSDQRVGALRTIPGLGELLATVVALEIDRIERFETPAKLAAYAGLVPTTHSSGGHTFHGKLMPQSNKWLRWALVEAAWVAVRLDPYFRAHFAKRRAHKPAQSAIIATARRLLEVVWHVLKENRPYQSRPVTGPNRALNTSSAAFVAP
- a CDS encoding nitroreductase family protein, with protein sequence MEAIEAIKSRRVQRGFSTRDVESDKLEHIVDAGRHAMSARNLQPWQFIVVRDRACLKKMGELCSTGRFVSDAPAAIVVLKNTENARWADVDCAQAVQNMAVAGWALGLGTCWVGNFDNLKICEMLGAPAPWAIFTILPFGYSDPKRPPESRPLRPKKEMVHYERYGNPSA
- a CDS encoding YiiX/YebB-like N1pC/P60 family cysteine hydrolase → MAERRKLNLFARLRQRLSDAAVRVLTKPLKSYELHSPNDMASLKRHIRKGDVVLVEGNERISECIKYLTQSSWSHSALFVGDEPLRRDPHKRGELVAEFGEEETFLVVEALVDRGVVLSPLTKYRDFNIRICRPYNLSTADLAEVLDEALRSVGANYDVKNVVDLGRYFLPVSLIPRRFRRTALQFGSGEPTRVICSSLLASCFNRVRFPIVPRYEQLPDDPIPTSRLALWPRRSTKPPGIWRQVSPTLITPRDFDLSPYFEIVKFNIIESMRFDYRKIRWADDAPLAQIKKGA